In Mycolicibacterium aubagnense, the DNA window GATGCGTGTCCCGTCCGCGAGTTCGATTGCGCCACCACAACCATCGAGCTTGGCCGCGGCAACTCCCAATCGCCAGTCCGCCTGCAGATCGTCGTCGTCGGATTCCAGGGCAAGATCGGCTTCGGACAGGTTGCCGCAGAGGAATTCCTTCGACAGCGGCGGGCGGTCGTAAGGCCGCTGCGGCTCGTCGCCGATGACGGTCAGCTGCCCGTCGAATCCCTGTGTCCGCAGCGCCCTCGCCGCAGACAGGCCCGCGAGCGACGCCCCCACGATCGCGACGCGCTTCACTGCGTCCCCGCTGCGCCGAGTCGAGCCCGGATGTCGGGCGGCAGGTTGGGTTTCTCGGTGCTCAGTTCGACATGGATGACGCCGTCGGCGATCACGACCGCGTGCGTGCGGACAGGCAACTTGGCCGGCGGCGCGTCGACCGCTCCGGTACGGAGATTGAACCGCGAGGCATGCAGCGGGCACTCGACATCGCACCCCTCCAGCCAGCCGTCGGCCAGCGACGCGTCCTGATGCGAACAGGTGTCGTCGATGGCGAGCACCTCACCGTCCTCGGTGTGGAAGACCGCGATGGGCGGGTCGGTTTCCACCCGCCGGGCCTCGCCGGGCGGGAGTTCGGAGAGCGGACAGATCTCAAACATCGGGTATGCCCTCTCAGTAAGTTTGACGCGTCTGACGCAACTTGATTCGCATTATGCAACAGTGTGGCGACAGTCACAGGCGCTGTCAAGCGCAGAACGAGACCTTTTACACGGACGTATCAATCGCCTCAATCCGCGCGAAAACCGCACGTCAATCAGGCTTGCGCCGAGCCGGCGCCGGGTTGCGCAGGTGCGCCACATCGCGCTCCCGAGCCGAGCCACCGAGGTGACCACGCAGCCAACGCCGCGCGGGCATCGATTGGGGTTCGCCACCGGACACGGGGTATTCCGGTGACGAACAGTTGATATATTAAAATGAGTTGCTCTGATATGCAGAGTGAATCGGCAACTTCCCGCAGATGGGGCGAGCGAGGACCCCGAGCAGTTAGCCCTGGTAGCCCATCCGACGGCTGACATCGTCAGCGGCCGAGATCACCACGGGCGCGATTTCCCGCGTGCGTTCTGCAGTGAGTCGATACGCCGGACCGGACACGCTCAGCGCCGCGATCACCACACCGGTATGATCGCGAATCGGCGCGGCGATGGCGTTGAGGCCCGGCTCAAGCTCCTCCAGCGACACGACGTAGCCGTCCCTGGTCACGTCCCGTAGCTGCGCTTCCAACTTCTCGAGCGACGTGATGGTGTGCTCGGTGAACCTTTGCAGGCCGGCTTCCGCCACCAGGTCCCGACGGGCATCCGCGCCCAGGGAGGCCAG includes these proteins:
- a CDS encoding bifunctional 3-phenylpropionate/cinnamic acid dioxygenase ferredoxin subunit, producing the protein MFEICPLSELPPGEARRVETDPPIAVFHTEDGEVLAIDDTCSHQDASLADGWLEGCDVECPLHASRFNLRTGAVDAPPAKLPVRTHAVVIADGVIHVELSTEKPNLPPDIRARLGAAGTQ